A stretch of the Labeo rohita strain BAU-BD-2019 unplaced genomic scaffold, IGBB_LRoh.1.0 scaffold_403, whole genome shotgun sequence genome encodes the following:
- the LOC127160619 gene encoding GTPase IMAP family member 9, translating into MGEEYVVKKQELSAEDNNPIQSGGNRWFIMVSLGLIFVLLLVFTIMQHINMTAEKNLINSYKNAVEEFTHTINSLQDSYNELLTKKDELQDNFSSWSQKNMELETTIKDLTTGKDQLQNSFSSLSQKKLELESKVKDLTDGKDELLTHFDTLDQKKLKLESKVTFLMDELKKAYEQDLRLLLLGKTGSGKSATGNTILGESIFSENVVTSVCMSKEEAVGQRSITAVDTPGLFNPAVSEEDLMNEIRNCTLMSAPGPHVILLVIRLDMEITEEERNIVMWIQNNFGEDAVNYSFILFTHADHLNGESVEDHIRQSPDLQLLINQCDGRYHSFNNINRQNTDQVTELIEKMERMLQNNRGHYYSTEHFKMPQK; encoded by the exons ATGGGAGAAGAATATGTAGTCAAAAAACAGGAACTGTCAGCAGAAGACAATAATCCAATCCAATCTG GAGGAAATAGATGGTTTATAATGGTGAGTCTTGGGCTGATTTTTGTTCTTCTGTTGGTCTTCACCATAATGCAGCACATCAACATGACAGCAGAGAAAAACCTGATAAATAGTTACAAGAACGCAGTGGAAGAGTTCACTCATACTATCAACAGCTTACAGGACAGTTACAATGAACTACTGACTAAAAAAGACGAACTGCAGGACAACTTTAGCTCTTGGAGTCAGAAAAATATGGAGCTGGAGACAACGATTAAAGATCTCACTACTGGGAAAGACCAGTTACAAAACAGCTTCAGCTCTTTGAGTCAGAAGAAACTGGAGCTGGAGAGCAAAGTCAAAGATCTCACTGATGGGAAAGATGAGTTGCTCACACATTTTGACACTTTGGATCAGAAGAAACTGAAGTTAGAAAGCAAAGTCACATTTTTGATGGATGAACTAAAGAAAGCTTATGAACAAG ATCTGAGGCTTTTGCTGCTGGGGAAAACTGGATCAGGAAAGAGTGCAACTGGAAACACAATCTTGGGTGAAAGTATATTTAGTGAAAATGTTGTTACCTCAGTCTGTATGAGTAAAGAAGAAGCTGTGGGCCAAAGAAGCATCACAGCAGTCGACACTCCAGGACTGTTTAATCCAGCAGTCAGTGAAGAGGATCTGATGAACGAGATAAGGAATTGTACTCTTATGTCTGCTCCTGGTCCTCATGTGATTCTGCTGGTCATCAGGCTGGATATGGAAATCACAGAAGAAGAGAGAAACATTGTGATGTGGATTCAGAACAACTTTGGGGAAGATGCTGTGAATTACAGCTTCATCCTCTTCACTCACGCTGATCATCTGAACGGTGAATCTGTGGAAGATCACATCAGACAAAGTCCTGATCTCCAGCTCCTGATCAATCAGTGTGATGGCAGATATCACTCATTTAACAATataaacagacaaaacacagaTCAGGTTACTGAGCTGATAGAGAAGATGGAGCGAATGCTACAAAACAACAGAGGGCACTATTACAGCACAGAGCACTTCAAAATGCCGCAAAAA